The genomic DNA GCTCTTGGTGTCATAGCTGCCATCCTTCGTCGGCCTGTTTGAGCTTATGATTGGATTTGGCAGAGGATTTATTAGATCCTAAGCAGTTGGCTCCACTTAGAGGGCCTGGTCCGTTTCCTGTGTGCTTGTACCAGGTGAGACATGGGCAGAATTAGCCCTGGTCCAGTGATGCCAAAGAAGCGTTGGATGGGAGAGACACTGACCCCCTCGGGAGGGTGGGGCAGCGGCACCCAGCACTCTGGACCCAGGGCCCTGGGTGAGCAGGCTGGTCTCTCTGGGGAGCTCTGGCTGGATTCTTGTCACCCCAGCTGGTTGCCTAACTGGGTGTCCCCAGCTGCCTGCACTTCCTCCATCAGAGCACACTCACTGCACTCCTTAAGATGAGCTGTCTCGCCTCTGCTTTTTCTGAATTAACTGAGGGCAGAGATTGTGTCTGACTTCTTCCCTGCTGTCCTCTCAGTACCCCCCTCAGTGCCTGGAGGATGAATGAACGCGTGAATGCACGCATGCCCCAGTCCTCCCCTGCTCACACCGTCCTGCCCGCACCGTGCGCTGCGGGTTTGATGTGGCACAGCTCTGCCGGTGTCACTCCGTTGCTCCTGGGGCAACCCCAGGCCCTCCGTTTCATTCTGAGACCTGGCCCTCACCTAtgtctcctctcctgccctgATCTCTCCTATACttgccacctcccaccctgcatTTCTCAGGTTTCCTGTACTTGCTCCAGAGCCCCCTCaagccacctcccaccccagctgTCCCAGGAACGCTGGCCTGACCAAACCTGCACACGGTCCATGCTCACGCAAGCCTGCCCACGGGCTCTGGGCCTGCTCAGCGTGGGATGGGCCCAGGTGAGGGTCCTCAGGTGGCGTTCCTGGCCTCTTCCCCCGCACCCAGATCCCCCTGAAGTCCCCAAACATTTGTGTGTAAGGAGCCAGGAAATAGAGAGAGACCTTGGACAGAAGACACAAGTTCTAATCCTGCATCAGCCTCTCATTTCTTAGGTCATTCCTTTACcctctggagcctcagtttccccatctctaaaataagagGAGCCTACTGATAGCTCTTATTGTATCAATGCTCTTCCTGGCCAGGGCTGTGAGGAGACTCGAGGGAGTCCTGTGAGTGCAGTGGGACATCACTGGGCTCTGCTGTACGTGAGGAATCAGGCTCAAGGGGTTGGGAGGCTTGGCCCGAGTTACACAGTGAGAAAGTGGCCCCACTGGGGATCAAAATCAAAGCCTGACTTGGGCATCTGAAACATAACCACTGGGTACCCTGAGAGCCCTAAAGTCCTGGGTGATTTCTCTGTCAGTCCCTCTGGGCAGGGGCCCTCTGGGGACAGGCACCCCTGCCGGCTTTGTTTGCTTTGGCCTGGGTTTGGAGCAGGGTTGGCAGAGGCAGGCTGACTTGCATTTCTGGTTTTGGGTTTGTTGCTGCACTTTCCCCTAGGGGTGGGCGGGCTCAGGCTGACAGTCACCGCTGGGACAGGcctgggccccgcccccagcaccCAGGAAAGGGGAAATGCGGTCTGCTCCCCTCAGtgccactgtgtgccaggccctgaggcCACCCGGATGCTGCTTCCGTCTTTCCCCAAGGACTCTCAGAGGCAGGTGGCCGGGCTTGGGGGAGGCCTGGCTGTTGGGGAGGGTCATATGGATGTGGGGCACCAGGGAGCTGGCTGTGGGGCAGTGTGGGTTTCCTGATGAAGAAGACTGCTCCCTGCAGTGGGGGCGATGGGCTGGAGACCTGGATGTTCACGGGGACCGAGATCTGAAGTGGGCTTGGGATGAACAGAGTCAGCAGGCCTGGCTCtagtcccagcccagcccctgatTGGTGCAGGGAGGCTCTGGGCCGGTCACTAAGTCACTGTCCAGGCTGGGTCCTCAGTCTTCCTGTCTGTTCAATGGAGGGTCTTTCTCTCCACTTGGGagctgcctgggggtggggctgaagcATAGCCCATAGTTTCCAGATGGGCTCTGGACTGGGGGGTCTGGCATCAAGATCGCCAGTTTCCACTCTGGGCATTCAGCAGGGTTTGCTTCTAGGGATACATAGGAAAGAGACACTACTGTCTACGGTCCTTAACTTCAGAATTTCCCTcagatccatttttattttattttattctattattttatttttatttttatttttttgagacagggatataggtttatttctcaaaaagggtaaaggggttttaaagagacagaaaacatttttaccccttttcaggccattctccctgttacatattccccactgtcacTTTTCCCTTCCGTGTATATGGAAGGAGGGGCGACATAGTCATCgagctacttcctgctgaatcGGGGTGATGTTTTACATGGAAGGTACAGATTATCAGGTGAAATAAAAGGGCATAAGCAATAACTACAACCGTGAGAAATGATGAGGTGAAATGGACTGGTGCCTTGCACACAATGTCCGATATCGGTTTGGGTTAGAAAAGAAATGTGGGGCCCCTGAGTGAGCCATTAGTTGTACCTGTAGATGATCCAAGAGACcagcttctgcaaattcagaaatcatatacAGAAATACTTGCACCAAATGAAGTTTAGGACAACATACCCAGCAGCAAGACAGAACAACAGAAGAGGCGTTAGCCCCAGGAAATCCTCACTGAGGAGTTGTCCCTTTATCCTGTAGATAGAACcaaaaaatagtagaaaatatcagcattttcattttttatctcaaagagatactttAGATCACTTAAGGCTGACCCCTCCATTGGGGGTGACACCTCTTTACTTTGGTATGATGAACCCAAGGTTTCACTTCTGACATAGTCCACCTTTAAAATCACTACagctaccaccaccatcatcatgtCCTTTAAGAGCTTTATGCTTTCTATAATATGTGCTCCTGGTTTGTCACTTGGGCATATTAGttatcccatttcacaggtaGAGACCTTTAGGCCCAGATGGTTAGTAGCTGGCTCTTCCTGACCCCTCTGTGTGACTCTAAGCTGGCCCCCATCCCATCCCCACCGGGCCTCAGCTTTCCTGTCTATGCAGTGGGGATTTAGGATTGCTGATGTTTCAGAGTCTGAGGCTGTGAGGACTGAGGGGGGCCCTGGGTGGAGTCACCTCCAGCTACAAGCAGGGTTTCCAGGGCAAGAAGACCACAGGGTCAGTGGACACCTTCTTTGGCCTGAGAACCAGAGCCCAAGGTGTGCCCTCCCTGACCCTGGCCAGATCGTCCTGGAGTCCTCTGGGACCTCCCCTCCCTTACTCAGTCACCCTCTCTGCTCGGCAGGGCTCCACTTTCACTTTCATGCTCCCAGGCAGGGGCTCTTACCCATGCTGCGCTTTCACATCCGCTTTGGTGCGCCCACATGCCAGTGTGAGCCCTGACACGTGGGTGCAACACCCTGCCGCTGCCCTGAACCACAGCTGGGCACTTACTCCCAGCTGTGGGCCTTCACCGTTGCAGATGGCCCAGGGTGCCAAAGACGACTCAGCATAGGCATGGCCTCCATTGGTGCCGGAGCAGCTGTGCATAGTGGATAAGTCACTGCTCTTTacgctcagttttctcatccaccaAATGGACATTAATGGTCTACAATAAGAGTTCTTAGCCCATGTTCTGGGAGTACTTACCCATGAAATtctgcacctgtgtgtgtgtgtgtgtgtgtgcacgcttgtgcacacacatgtacacatattcCCATGCATCTGTACAGTCCAAGGTATGTGtggggtttttctcttttttagttcTATGTGGCTATGGCTTCTTGAAGGACAAAACCTGGGCTCTGAATAGTTCTAGCTCTAGCAGTCTAAGTCCTTGAGTGAGGGGGGCCCCGCCCAGGCCTGAGCCCTGCTTCCCCCGTGCGGCTATGGCACATTCCTCATGTTCTCGGGGCCCTAATCTTCTTGTGAGATCGTTGCTTTTCAGACTTTCACCAAAGGAACTATTCTTTCCTTTGCAAATGAAATCTACTATCAGAACGCAGCAAAAACTTGAGGGTTCTGAGGGCTGTGTGAGAGGCAGGaaatgctttgcttttttctttttttaaggagtCCCTGAGGTTTCTCCAAGCAGTTTAAAAGTCACTGGGTGGGTGATCCCCGGGAGGTTCTGTGTCTGTGACATCTGGTCAGTGCAGGTGTGAACAATGTTTTAAAGTTCCGGTTTCATTCCAGTTTACTAGTTTCAAAGATACTTAAACACTCAGAGCACATTCTTGTTTGAATGACTCACTAGGAACTTTTTAAGACTCTGAGTGAGGTAGTGAGACCCTGTGGCTACATTCAGTGGCTGCTCTGGCTTGGGGGCTTGGCTTGGTTCTGGtccatggaggcagagactgcCTGGCTGCTTCCTTACTCACAGAGGCAACTTCTccactctttccctctctgtaaGCTGGGGACAGTGACACTTCCCTTCTGGGGCTGCTAGGAAGGCCAGGTAAGAGAGGGAGCTCAAGcacgggtgcggtggctcatacctgtaatcctagcactctgggaggccgaggcgggtggattgctcgaggtcaggagttcaaaaccagcctgagcaagagtgagaccccatctctactataaatagaaagaaattaattggccaactaacatatctatagaaaaaatgagccgggcatggtggcacatgcctgtagtcccagctactcgggaggctgaggcagcaggattgcttgagcccaggagtttgaggttgctgtgagcgaggctgatgccacggcactctagcctgggcaacaaagggagactctgtctcaaaaaaaaaaaaaaaaaaaaagagagggagctCAAGCTGGCATGGTGCCTGACATCTAACAGGAGCCACATAGATGGTCATTACCTCTCCCTCATCTCCTGCAAACAACTGCCTGGGTTTTTGATGGAGCAGGAAGTTCAAGCAAGGAGACAAGGGTGAGACCCTTCCACTGCTCAGCCAGAGGGCTTTTCAGACGTGGGAGTGCATGATTCAAGCCACTGCCTGATTTTGTACCAGCCTCTATGACAGTGAATTGAGCATGGTGTCTGGCATCTCATAGCCTCCTCTTCTGAgcctctcttgttttctttctgtttcccagaTGTTTGAGACAGAAGCAGATGAGAAGAGGGTGATGCctttggaggaagggaaggggccaGGTGCTGAGGACCCCCCACCCAGCAAGGACCCCTCTCCTGGCCAGGGGCTTCCTCCAGGACAAGACCTTCCACCCAACAAGGACTCCTCTTCTGGGCAGGAACTCGCTCCTGGCCAAGAACCACTGTCCAGCAAAGACTCGGCTACCAGCAAAGAACTCCCTCCAGGCCAAGAAGCCCTGCTGGGCAAGGGCTCCCCACCATGCCAGGACCCCCTTCCAGCCCAAGACCTCACACCCTGCCAGGACCTTCCTGCTAGTCAAgaaccccctcctccccaggaccCCCTATGTAGCAGAGACCTCCCTGCCACCCAGGAACCCCCTGCCCAGGACCCGCCCTGTCAAGATCTGCTTCCCGGCCAGACCACCGTGCCAGCCACGGCCCTTACTGAGGAGACTGTGAGCTCTGGGGACCCACCAGCAGCCACCAGGGACCCACCTGCGGCCTCCAGGCCAACCTTTGTGATCCCCGAGGTGCGGCTGGACAGTGCCTATAGCCagaaggaaggggcagaggggggcagctcgggagaggaggaggatgcaGAAGATGCGGAGGAGGGGGAAGACAGGGacgaggaggaggatgaggacaCAAGCGACGACAACTACGGAGAGCGCAGCGAGGCCAAGCGCAGCAGCATGATCGAGACGAGCCAGGGCGCGGAGGGCGGCCTCTCGCTGCGTGTGCAGAACTCGCTGCGGCGCCGGACGCACAGCGAGGGCAGCCTGCTGCAGGAGGCCCGCGGGCCCTGCTTCGCCTCCGACACCACCCTGCACTGCTCAGACGGCGAGGGCGCGGCCTCCGCCTGGGCCATGCCTTCGCCCCGCACCCTCAAGAAAGAGCTGGGCCGCAATGGCGGCTCCATGCACCACCTCTCCCTCTTCTTCACAGGACACAGGAAGGTGAGAGGCCGAGGGGTGGAGGGCAGGTTACCTGTGATGAGGGGGGGCAGGCCTATGGACTGCAGGGAGCCAGCTGTCACCTGTCCCATCCCTGCTCTTTGGTGAGCCTCCCAGTGACCCTTCTACCCTTTGACAGAAgataaaactgaggcccaagggaACCAAGAACGTAGAGCCTGGACTTAAACTCATGACTTTAGGACTCCAGATGCTGTGTTCTTATAGCTTCGTTGTGCTGCTGGTCCCCGCAGAAAGCAGAGCAGGGGTGGCCCAGCCCGCGCCACTGCATATGGGGATCTAAAACCACTGCGATAGCGGGTAGAGAAACAGAGTTGCAATTTAGACATGGGCCAGGCCTAGCCATACCAGAAATCCACCAGCCAACAGCAGCAGTGACAGTGCTCAAGTTTTCTGTCCCCGCATTATTCTAAGCAATTGACATTAACTAATTCCTTCTTGAAACAGCCCTATCAAGTGGGTAGGATTTTGTGCCCGTTTTACAGATTAGGAAGCCGAGGCACAGAGGAGTTATCTAACTTGTCCCAGGTTATAAATGTCTTAACCAGAATTAGAATCTGGTACCAGGGCTAGCGCTCTTAACCACCATGTTATTtgccttttgcaaatatttataaatagataaatgagtgtttattgattttctgccgtgtgccaggccctgtgctctgTGCCACACAGCAGGGGCTACAGAAATGTGCGAGGCTGATCTCAGCCTTTGAGAAATGATTTATCTGTGTGGGCCTCGAACGTGGCCTGAGAGTCGACAGACTGCGCCGTGGCCTTGAAGTCCACCATCCAGCTTGAGTCGGCTCTGTTTCTTACTGCGTGGCCTTGGTTGAATCACTGAGTTCCCGGGAGACttggtttccttttctgaaaaGTAGGGGCTCATAGCACTCATGTCCCAGGGCGGTTGAGGATGAACCGGGAGAGACTGGTGCCTGACAATATTAGCCACATCGCCTTAGGGAACGCTGCTTCCACCCCTCTCGAAGTACAGCAGCCAATACGAGGGGTTGATATGACAACTGTTGTGAGCCCGGGTGGCTGGGTGGTCAGTGCCCGTGGAGTGCAGCTGACTGTCAGAGATCTGGAAGTTCAGGAGGAGAGACCCCAGGGCCTAGGGCCATCAGGGAAGGCTGGAGACAGATGCTGCTCAGGTTGGCTTAAAGGTTGAGCAAGTTTAGAATAAACAGAGAAGATGAGGCAGGCATTCTTTGGCTGGAGTAGGGAATTCCTAAAGGGTAGGAGTGGCAGACACATGACATGCATGCTGCCATTCCTCCTCCAAACacatggcagacatcactaatggATCCCAGCATGCTTCCTTACCAGGTTGGTACATAGATAGCCTCAAGAGCTTGATTAGCTTCTTAGCCCCTAGCAGTATGACAAACCTGGCATTTGGGGAGACACCTTTTGCTGAAAGGAGGTCAGGCTGGAAGGGTAGACTGGGGCCCTCCAGAAAAGGGTCTTGAACTTTGGCCCCAGATCAGGGATTAAACCCCAAAGAAATTGGGACTGGATcgtggtttcctcatctgtaagccCATGTGGTTCTCAGACTTCCTCTGTGGGGCTCCAGAGTCACCCGGGGGAGGCTAGTAACATATgattcccagcccccagccccagagctcTGGAATAGAATTTCCAGGGGTGTTGCCCAGACcctgcattttaaacaagccCCCCAGGGATCATGATCTCATGAAAGTTTGAGTGTCACCATCTCAGGTCATTTCTTGATGCAGCTGCTACAGAGAGCATCTGGAACTCTCTGGCCAAGGCGAGGCTCGGGCTTACTCAGATCAGGCCTGGGCACTCCTCTCTGGAGGGCAGCTGGGGCTCAAGGGCCCACTGCTAGAGTCTTCTCAGTTCTACTCCCCTGCCACCTTTACtccagtaaaaatatttatacacagaAAAATTCACACACACTCAGGCGTGCACATCTATGTAGTTCCCCAGCTCGGTTGACCTCAGCTCCTATTTTGGGACAGATACTTCAGCCTGGGAGTCCCGCAGGCCTGGACCAgccctctcctggcctcagcttcctcctttgGTGCCCAGAGTTCCCACtggcctcttcctctcccccaccctctttTGGTCTGTCACCTCCTTCCTTGGGCTTGAGTGACCGGGCTGGCGGGGGCCTCAGAGTCTGCCCCAGCGCGGTGGTGGCCACTCTTGCATGGGGCTCTCACTTACCAGGCCATTGTCCAGCTCCATCACTGCTCGCTTGTGGCCTGAGACAAATTGCTTCTCCCTAGCCTCAGCCTGCCCGCTGTGGGATGAGTGCCACTCCCACCTCGAGGCCACACTGGGAAGGTGAACAgaggggcatggtggcactttgTGACTGGTAGCTGGTTCTATGCCTGCTACTGGTATCCtctgctcctcttcttcctcctcagcccaGGGTTACCATTTATGGAGCACCCACCGGGtgctgagtgccaggcactgcccgAGTCCACGTATTTGGTCTTCCCAGCAACCCTAGGGAGGAGGGGCTATTACCATGCTCATTTcaccagtgaggaaactgaggcgcagagaggggcaggaacttgcccaaggcccaCCGCCAGTGAGGGTGGGAGCTCACCCTCGTCCAGGCCTCTGTGACTGCACCCAGACCCTGCGTGCCCATGCtgaggcggggctgggggcgggggctggcaGAGCGGAGGCAGTGGGTGCCCTGTGGCTTCCATCTTCCTGGCGTTGGCCTGGCTCTCCTGGGAGGGTCAGCTGATGCTGACGGCCACTGTTCCCAAGCGAGGCCAGGCAGGAGGTAACGAGGAGAGGGGTGCAGTCTTCAGGctgtggagtcagacagacccaggttccagtctcagctctgcctcttccttcctggCTCTGAGACCTTGGCCAAGTTGCTTCTTGCTCTGAGCTTAAGTTTTCTCTTACAAAATGGGAACACTACGTCTTCCTGGAATTGTCCCAAGGATTCAAAGTATCAGGACACAGAAAGCCCTGTGCCGTGGCCTTGGGCTGGTCATTTGTGCTGCTGTGTGATAAGCAGAGGCTGCCCAGGCGCATGCTGCCTGCCGCAGGGTGACACGCGGTCCCGAtgttgcccctccccccaccggaGTGTTAGAACCAGACAGGTCTTAGAGACGGTCTGCTTGGCCGTGGTCATCCTACAGATGGGCCGGCGGAGGTCCAGGGAGGGGAAGGCCCCCACGGTTATCCAGTGGGTCACCGCGGGGGCTGGCGCCTGCACTGAGTTGAGTTGTCTCATGGTGCCCCCTGCTGCCTGCCAGacccctgccctcctggctgctccCCGGAGGCCCGCGGCGCAGATCCAGAGGCCTGCCTCTGCCTTTTCCCTGGGGAGCCAGGGAAGCCCCAGAGAGTAAGTTCTGTGTCTGGGCCCGTGTGCTGTCGTTGAACTCCACCCCAGCCTGGCCCGGCTCAGCACAGGGTCACGGGCCATTCTTCGACAGCAGACCACAGTGTGGTCCTTGCTTGGCTgcgcctccttcctcccctgcaggGCACCGGCTCGGGCAGAGCCTGTCAACAGAGGGTGCCAGCCCTGCTGCACTGACCGCCTGCTTAGACTGGAAGTCAGATAGGAGAACCCCGAAAATGCCTTCCAGCTCCCAGGTGTGATAGTGCCTTCAAGCCTCCTATGTAAGGAAATCCTAAAGAAGAATTATTTCCTATGTGTAAACAAATAAGTATAGAGTTTAGATCCACTCTTCCCAGGGTTCCACAGGGCCTGCAAGGCCGGGCCAGGTCAGAGAGGGCAGCCATGCCTGGCCAGGTGCCTCAGAAGTCAGAGCAGGACCAGCAGGGGACCCAGTTAAGGCCCTGCTCACAGAAGAGCCCTCAGTCACCAGTGGGCTCTGTAGCCAGACTCAAAAGTCTCTGCCATGTGCCAGCTAAGTTACCAcactgctctgggcctcagtttcctccgcTGTAAACTGGGGGAAATAACAACACATATCTCTTGGAATTACTGCCAAGATTCAATTAGATAATGACAGTAAAGCACTgtgacacagtgcctggcatgtagtgggTGCTCGATAAACAGCAGCAAAGACCACACTAGCTAAGAGTTCCCGAGCACTGCCTGTGCTGGCTGCTGTGCTGAGCACGTCACCTGTGGTGACTGAATCCCCACAGTGGCCCTACGAGGTGGAGCCAGTTgttaccctcattttacaaataaggaaactgaggcacagagagctaaGGTCAGTTAGCTAGTAAGTGAttgagctgggattcaaatccaggcaatTTAGAATCCACACTCTTAATCACTACTATAATTACAGTTTCATAATTATTATTCCCAGAGGCAGTGAGCTCCCAGTCCCTGGAGGTGGCTG from Microcebus murinus isolate Inina chromosome 12, M.murinus_Inina_mat1.0, whole genome shotgun sequence includes the following:
- the RGS3 gene encoding regulator of G-protein signaling 3 isoform X4 yields the protein MEGRNPASLRSGGGRLDRMFETEADEKRVMPLEEGKGPGAEDPPPSKDPSPGQGLPPGQDLPPNKDSSSGQELAPGQEPLSSKDSATSKELPPGQEALLGKGSPPCQDPLPAQDLTPCQDLPASQEPPPPQDPLCSRDLPATQEPPAQDPPCQDLLPGQTTVPATALTEETVSSGDPPAATRDPPAASRPTFVIPEVRLDSAYSQKEGAEGGSSGEEEDAEDAEEGEDRDEEEDEDTSDDNYGERSEAKRSSMIETSQGAEGGLSLRVQNSLRRRTHSEGSLLQEARGPCFASDTTLHCSDGEGAASAWAMPSPRTLKKELGRNGGSMHHLSLFFTGHRKMSGADAVGDDDEASRKRKSKNLAKDMKNKLGIFRRRNESPGAPPGGKADKMMKSFKPTSEEALKWGESLEKLLLHKYGLAVFQAFLRTEFSEENLEFWLACEDFKKVKSQSKMAAKAKKIFAEYIAIQACKEVNLDSYTREHTKDNLQSVTRGCFDLAQKRIFGLMEKDSYPRFLRSDLYLDLINQKKMSPPL
- the RGS3 gene encoding regulator of G-protein signaling 3 isoform X5, with the protein product MFETEADEKRVMPLEEGKGPGAEDPPPSKDPSPGQGLPPGQDLPPNKDSSSGQELAPGQEPLSSKDSATSKELPPGQEALLGKGSPPCQDPLPAQDLTPCQDLPASQEPPPPQDPLCSRDLPATQEPPAQDPPCQDLLPGQTTVPATALTEETVSSGDPPAATRDPPAASRPTFVIPEVRLDSAYSQKEGAEGGSSGEEEDAEDAEEGEDRDEEEDEDTSDDNYGERSEAKRSSMIETSQGAEGGLSLRVQNSLRRRTHSEGSLLQEARGPCFASDTTLHCSDGEGAASAWAMPSPRTLKKELGRNGGSMHHLSLFFTGHRKMSGADAVGDDDEASRKRKSKNLAKDMKNKLGIFRRRNESPGAPPGGKADKMMKSFKPTSEEALKWGESLEKLLLHKYGLAVFQAFLRTEFSEENLEFWLACEDFKKVKSQSKMAAKAKKIFAEYIAIQACKEVNLDSYTREHTKDNLQSVTRGCFDLAQKRIFGLMEKDSYPRFLRSDLYLDLINQKKMSPPL